A region from the Bubalus kerabau isolate K-KA32 ecotype Philippines breed swamp buffalo chromosome 23, PCC_UOA_SB_1v2, whole genome shotgun sequence genome encodes:
- the LOC129637581 gene encoding uncharacterized protein LOC129637581, translated as MYTCMHTYGRIRRRLHRAYVHPHRRTRVYVPTYARVCMCVYIYICVYIYIYIYVHTHVDVHPCTYVQVPACIQSAYTQVDVHRCAHMYTRTQTRVCIHTWTYASVYVCIYSHVSAWMSTCARVCLSIGVYTYIYILTDTHVHTRTETHIRVCVCVCLSVCLSVVCAHTPVYTGKAQAYCKRGFSVQHRSRRQTPQPPKGKQPPMSEVGRRPEQTPSFQRKVEQTDTQKHKGEHTSTAGLGWAGLGWAGAAGGGGGLTEAPHPGAFPWTMILLIRRGKAREPGIALTTASSNPQRTVAPDGSNASFLQLRKLWADSERSDLIPWRLTDRETTSLGKRVLRCTLPQRFPHSTQPSSSTGCPRREGTKKIRTCVCEGSTPIPR; from the coding sequence atgtacacatgtatgcatACGTACGGACGCATACGTAGACGTCTACATAGAGCATATGTACATCCACACAGACGTACGCGTGTCTATGTGCCTACATacgcacgtgtgtgtatgtgtgtgtatatatatatatgtgtatatatatatatatatatatatgtacacacacacgtaGACGTGCACCCATGTACGTATGTACAGGTGCCCGCGTGCATCCAGAGTGCCTATACACAGGTTGATGTGCATAGATGCGCACACATGTATACACGTACGCAAACGCGCGTGTGTATACATACGTGGACATATGCATCAGTGTACGTGTGCATCTATAGCCATGTGTCTGCGTGGATGTCtacgtgcgcgcgtgtgtgtttaTCTATAGGTGtatatacgtacatatatatactcacagacacacacgtacATACCCGGACGGAAACACACatccgcgtgtgtgtgtgtgtctgtctgtctgtctgtctgtctgtcgtgTGCGCGCACACGCCCGTATATACGGGGAAAGCACAAGCATATTGCAAAAGGGGCTTTTCTGTCCAACACCGATCAAGGCGTCAGACACCTCAACCTCCAAAAGGGAAACAACCCCCGATGAGCGAAGTGGGCAGGAGGCCCGAACAGaccccttccttccaaagaaaggtaGAACAGACAGACACCCAGAAGCACAAGGGAGAACACACATCCacggcagggctgggctgggctgggctgggctgggctggggctgctgggggtgggggcgggctcacGGAAGCACCCCACCCCGGGGCGTTTCCCTGGACAATGATCCTTCTCATTCGGAGGGGAAAGGCCCGGGAGCCGGGAATCGCGCTCACGACAGCAAGTTCGAACCCTCAGAGGACAGTGGCTCCTGATGGATCGAACGCGTCTTTTCTGCAGCTGAGAAAACTGTGGGCGGACTCAGAGAGATCAGATCTCATCCCCTGGCgcctcacagacagagaaaccaCATCCCTAGGGAAAAGAGTCCTGCGATGTACCCTCCCCCAAAGATTCCCCCATTCGACCCAACCCAGCAGCTCCACAGGGTGCCCACGGAGGGAGGGGACAAAGAAGATACGGACGTGTGTATGTGAGGGATCGACCCCTATCCCTAGGTAG